The Arachis duranensis cultivar V14167 chromosome 9, aradu.V14167.gnm2.J7QH, whole genome shotgun sequence genomic sequence TTCATGATCTAAATCCTTGATCTGTAGTTCACAATACAGTAAACTTACTTGCGCTcaaattagtgcttcctctacTTTTTATTTGTTACTATTACTTTCTCATACATCTTCAGATTAATGTATTTAGATATATTGATTCAATCCAACAATATACCAGAAAATATAAGCAACAGATAAAAGGAAACAAAATAGAAGTACATTCTAAACAACATTATTAGTTGGCACCTTTTAGAAGGTTGAGGAGAAACAAGCTAGTGGCATTCAGAGAAGTTGACTGCAAAATTGGCCCCAACACAACAGTAGGACAAATTCTCACTAGATCAATCCTGTTTTTTTCTGCAAAATCCAGCGCCAGCTCTTCTGCTTCCATCTTTGAAAAGGGATACCATTCCTGGATCAAACACGAGTTCTGTTCAGCAACATAACACAACAAACATTCTTGATGATAATGATTGATAGAAAAAATTATGTCATAGGAATGTATGTTAACAAAATACATAGACCTTGGTTTTTCTGCAGTACTCTTTATCAGACCAATATGATTCATCAATCACTTTATCATTAGGCGAATTCGGGTTCACGATAATAGCAGTTGAGGATGAGACATAAACAACTCTCTCCACTTTAGCTTGAAGAGAAGCTTCAAGTACATTACTAGTTCCCTTCACAGCAGGCTCAACCATTTCTACCTGAGAATCAGTTATAGTTTCAATTGCAAGGCTTACATAATTTAGTTTCTAGTGATGGAATCAGAGAAATAGGGCAACAAACAAAACACTAATTAACTCCATAATCATATGAGTTTCCTCAATACACAAAACTAATGCCAATAACTAACTGAGTTTTTTTTGGACTCCAGGCTCATTCAAAGATTTCTCATATACATGAATTGAAATCCTAATacaaagaatttcaaaaattaattaaaccacCCTAAAATAAAGTTCAAGGTGAATGAAATCAGATGCATGCCTCAGGATTTTGGAAAGTTGTTGCTAATGCAGGTACAGGGCAAGCAACATGGAAAACTGCACTGCATCCAACAATTGCTGAATAAATGGATTCATAACTCAACAAATCTGCTTTGAACAGTTTAAGTTTCTCAGAAGCTCCTTCAAACTTCATCAAGTGAGCATATTTCCCATCACCTGctcacaaaaaagaaaaaaaaatcaaaattaaaaaataacaaattagaaGTATTTCTATATTTGTGGATTCAGTTCAGCATTAATTTGAAGGAGTATTATCCAGCAAAATTTGATGAATCGAGTttcaattgaaagaaaaaaaaggggaaaagaaaaTGTACCAGGTTTTCTAACAGTGCCATGAACGATGTATCCTTTGGAAAGGAGAAGCTTAACGAGCCAAGAAGCTACGAAACCACCGGCACCGGTCACGCGTACCTTCTTCTTCACCGTCGCGATCGCCATTTTCTTCATTATCTCAAGCTCAAGCAGAGTTAAagaatcttcttttttttttttcctattcagttaatattgttaatttattagttagttctgtaccaatttttttttaattttttaattaaaagtattaataaaaaaaataaaattttgtctttttggAAAGTGAACAAATTATTTCTCAGTAAATTAAGGTTAAATTATGACAAAATTTGTGAATGTATTTGTagatttttcaataaatcaaattcgttatattttttttagttgtcaCGGTATCGCCCAACTTAAGAGACTAAAGACTAATTTATTGCGGATTGGAACTCCATTTAACTGTCATcgataaaaaatcaatttgacttacagattatatttttcaaaaactaatttaaagtGTACACATAATTTTTAAGGAGCATTTTTCTGCTCAAGTAGATAATAATCCATTTGGTTAATGAAAAAACAAGAAAGTGATTTCAGTTTAGTAGTAACTTACCTTTTAAGTTAAGTGATTAAGTGAGATAATTGACCCTCGATTTTAAAGTTTATTTGCTTAGCTTGTTAACATAACAGATTTGCTTTTGATAATATAGTACTAGATATGTGAAAAGAGTTTCAGATTCAATTTCCATTAAACATACCAATTAAGCAAGGCAAGAAACTTTGactaaatgaaaaaataattaatcctaaaacaaaaaaaccaaAAGTGTATAATTTCGGTGAAGACTGAATAGTAACTGtatttgaattatgtttatatGAGTATAATTTTGCAGAATACTTCATATATATGCACGccaaattagttattttatccAGTTTTTGAATCAGTAGCCacactttaaaatatttatcactttaaatttttttagtgtatttagatataatttattgttaatacattgaatttttaaaataatacacTTTCAAGGCAAATCACTATATTAAGCCAAGGGcagaaaaaaattacaaaattcgCTAAATCAAAAATTTGTTTATGAATCAATCAAGAGCCATTTATATATAGTTCGAATTAGTCTAATTCAAACTCTAATtacatgtaattcgaatcacacTTAGTGTAATTCAAATAAGGTTGATTTGAATTGGTAGGTGTGTGCATGTGTGAGTAGTTCGAATCAatgtgattcgaattacatgtaACTAAGAGTTCGAATTAGACTATTTTTTTGTGGATAATTAGACTGATTCGAACTATATATAAATGGCTCTCGGTTGATTCATGAATCAGTTTTTAGTTTGGCGaatttctgtaatttttttctCCCCTTAGCTTAATATAGTGATTTGTCCTAAAAATAACATACTTTAAAACGAAAGAAGTGTAGTAATTTTATTAGAATAACATAGATGTTATTGATCTGAGTTATATTATGTTATTCCATAATACTTGAATCGACAAGAATTTATAAGTTATTGTATCATAAATTTTAGGcatataatttttgtataaatgAATTAATATCATTGGAAGAAAAATAATGCAAGATAGAGAAAAAAGATATCTTCTTTAgcttataaatagaaaaagaaacaaaacaaagaacaagactaataaagtaataaatgaagggaattaatattttaagttttcttTTTAAACAAGTGTTCTTGGAGGATTGGTaatattactactactactaaaaatgatcaaatttcttttaataaatacattataaatatactaaaagattttaactatataatttttttattatttatcaaatCCTTTAAAATACTTGTGGGCAAGGCTCAAACTCTTAAATAGTGAAAAACCAAAAGTAAGAGTCCAAAACTCTTCATCCCTAAGAAAGTGTAGAGCTTCTTCCTTAGTAACATACAAGTAAGCAAATGTGGAAGATTCGAATTCCGCTTTGTGAATGCAGTAACTTATTGGCTAGcgataaacttttaaataaagtttaaatttgcaacaaacttttaaataaagtttaaatttgcAACAAATTAGTGTGTGTTTGAATTATCATTTGTTAATAGAGatttgtataaaattgattttgtaaaagTGGTTTTGATCAAAAGTAAGTTAGTATTAACGTAGATTatgtttagtaattttattcaaaatagattaaactaaactaaatattatttgaattacattattcaaaatcacttttagataaaaaattacagaaaaggacataaatttaaataattattttaatattttttttaatattatcagTATTCTTTAGTACTCTAATaggattaataaaatcataatacaaagtaaaaaaaatattccatataaaaaaaataacaataacagtaaaagaactcaaataaaaaaataaaaattttataaaaaaataatatgcataaaaaaatattaaaaagatgtattggaaaaaagaaaacaataaatatatgaataataaagaACATAATTGGTACATAGAACATAAAATTGAATCCAACGTAGAAAGCTGAACGGAAAAACTAGAATTTTTAGCTTTTGGTAAACTTGGGTTGAAGACAAAAATCACTTCTACgtttatagaataaaaatattgcCAAACATAGAGATGAAGCGTTCAAGGACTTCAAACGAATTTCTCTCTTCTCCAACGCAAATCCAAACACACCCTTAGTTATTGAACTATCGGGTGAAGAGAGAATCAGTTACGTTAGTAATCCCACGGAATCCCAACCAACGACCGCTTAGTCCCAACCAACCACCGCTTAGATCCCAGCCAACAACGCATCCATGACGTAGGGAGAGATCCCTCCGGCCCGTGTCACTAGCAAATGTTATTTTTCTCAACGATGACCTTGCCAATAACATCCAAGCAATGACATCAGTAGATATGTTTTTACAAGAATACAAACTTATCATTCTTAGTTGCTTGCAATCTTTTACCACCTGCTTTACCCCACTGGCCGTGATTTTGCTACAATATTCCAATTTAAGTTCTTTTAAGTTGTAACAATTCTTTGAAATAAGAGAGAGTTCTTCATTGCCAATTATCGACCATGACAAATTCAACACAAACAATGTAGGAACTTCAAAGTTAACCTTAAACGGAAACTCCTTGTATCCTAAATGAGCTAAGTCCAAGCGTTGAATCTTACAACACCTCCGTAAAACTTCAATAGCACCCTTTGAATGGGTCCCGCAATCGCTCAAATCCATTATCTCCAAGTTTGGGCATACGGAAGCAAGTATAGTGAGACTTCTATCACCAAGCCATAAATTATTAGCCAAATAGAGAAACTTCACATGAGAATAATTCACAACCAAAAAATTCTCCTCCACCTTCTTCTTCCCAAGACTGGTACTTTCCATCCTGATCTCAGTTATCAAAGGGCAGTTACGCATTATGGCGAACAAACTCAAATCAGTAAGCTCTCTATTCCTATTAAGTTTCACAAAGTTTAAGTTACCAAGAAGCAAAGACAACTCACCCACCCGCTGATCATTCAGATATTCTGTGCTCTCAAGATCTAAATAATGTAAATGGTTACACTTTCTCAACAAGCGAGAAATCCCATGGTATCCATATCCGATACTGTACTGCAGAGAGAGTTTCCTCAAGGGAAGGCCTTCTTCCGCAACAGCACACAAGACCTCGTCAGATATGCACGACCAAGACAACTCAAGACAAGTCAAACCCTTCAAATTTACCAATGCATCAATGAACTCCGAAATCTTATCATGCGAACCGCTAAAAGCCAAAGACCTCAATTGGGGTCTCTGACGGATCGCGTTAGCCATCTGTCTTATCACACTAAGCTTGCTGGTTGATTCAAGAACAATAAGCTCTTCTAAAAAATGACAATTCTGACACAAGGTGAAAATGTGAGAGTTCCGAAATTTACTGTTACCTGAAACATTCACCTTTCTAAGCTTCTTAACCCCTGAAGCAAAGGCCATTACACGGGAATAATCTGTTATCTCATCAGAATTATTCGGAGGGAAACTCACGTCGATTTCTTCGAGGTTCGGGAAGCACTCGACAATTAAGCCCAAATCCTGAGGCGTGAAGGAACAGTTGAGTGACTTCAAAGTTGGAAACTTTTGGGAGAATTGTCGCAACCCATGTGAGGGAAGGTGGGTTGGTGGGACAGGTCGAGGGAACGGAGTGAGGGTAGGTCGAGCGAAGCGATTTGGGAGAGGAGCGCGTTGATGTCACCCATGAAGTAGCGCGTGATTTTGATGGTCGTCAGGTTGGGAAAACGGCGGAGGAGGGCGGGAAGGAGAGGGGGGGACAGGGTCGAGAACGGAGAGGTGGGTGCGGAGGCGGTTGGTAAGGAAAAAGAGCTGGCGTGAGACGAGGGAGAGTGATTCGTGATCTAGATGGTCGCTGATGTGTTTCAAAATTAATTCCCAACACTCATCTGGTAAATGTGGCTCTTGGTGTCTACAaattcttgatgatgatgatgatggtggcgGCGGCGGTGGAGCCATTGTCTACGATTTTTCTGTGGAAAGGTTTTAGAGAAAGAGTTTGGGATTTATGAAAACGGTTCTGCTAGAGAATCAATTTGGAGTGAAGTCaactctaattaattaattaaaaaataaatttattataaacattttttttataatttgtatttttaaaattttaaaattaaaaattaaaagtgtcGGTTGAGGTGATTTATATTGGAATTAGATATTCTTTTAAGAGTTTAgacatttaattaatattattttatttggtatTAAATAAGAATGAAGTCAACTCTagtcaattaattaaaaaataaattttttataaaaaaaattttactaccctaactttttgaatttcaaaatctaaaaataaaaaggagttaatttagttagtttatattataattagtctctagattttttcttaatttaaatataaaaaaaagtgttagCTATATGTTAtggttattaataaaaaaagggaGATACATGAAGGGAGTGCCACAAATTACAATACTGACTTAGTTACAAATACGGGATATATAATAATTGATCAGGATGAGCGGGACCAAGGCGTAGTGCTAGAGAGAAGGTTATTAACAGGAGGTTGCAAGGATATGCCCTTGAAGCGTGTGTGATAAAccttttattcttctattctttttattGCTACTTCTTTCTTAATTGTTaaacctcttcctcctcttccaaGTCTCTTAATGGATGTTTCTTGTAGTTGAGATGCAGCTGAATTTTTAttccttaatttttttatgacttcATTTGTTGTTATCACATTATTTAGTACTTCCTGAAATTACTGTCCATTGAAATTGACGTTACCTCTTCATACATAATTGAATCAATATTCCTTATTGGTGTTTTCACTGACCATATCTGTCAGGGACAACACGAGAATGAAAGGTATGGAGACAGAGATTAAAAAACTTTACCAGATGATTGAATCGGCGGAGGAGGAACATAGAGCTGAGAGGGCCAGAAGCTCTAAGGCTATGAATCTCAAATTTGACACGCTTCAGTCCTCTATTACGCAACTGTTTCATAATCCGCACCGCTTCAACTCTCCTTCTCGTGAGTTCTCATATGGTGCGAGCTCAACTGGGGATCCGCCATTTCGCGCGGGATTGCAACTCCAAAGGGTGAACGTCAATCTGTTGAAATTTGATGGGAGTGATGCCTTGGGTTGGATTTTCTCCATGGATCAATATTTCGATTTCTTCCGGGCTCCCGATGAAGAACAGGTGGGTTTAGCAGCGGTTCAAATGTCGGGAGCGGCCATTCCATGGTATCAATTATCATAGCGAGCGGCACAGTTTTGTTCCTAGACTCAACTCAAGAGGGCGATTGAGCTCGAGTTTGGACATTCATTGTTCGAGTCTCTCAGGAAATTGCTCTTCAAACTTCAACAACATAGAACAGTGAGTGAGTATTATTCTGAATTTGTTACTTTAGCTAATTGTACTCAGATTGAACCGCTTAATGCCTTTAGAGATTGTTTTATAAGCGGATTAAGGCAGGCTATTCGAAGGAAAGTGAAAGCTCAGTGTCCCCCGAATTTGATGCGTGTTGTGACTTTGACAAGATTGTATGAGGATAAATTTACCCCCAAATCTCGTCACACTACAGGGTCGGCTGCCCATCACCCCAGTTTGCTAACCAAGCTGTTGCTGCTACTCCGCGACCTAATGCACGCCAACCCCTTCCTCCACTTCTTTCTACACCACCACAACAGCCCCTACTAAACACTACCAGAAATTCCACTCGTAAACTTATTCCGGATGAAgtccaaagtaaaaagaaaaaagggttATGTTATTGGTGTGATGAGAAGTTCTCAACGAACCATCGTTGTACTAATAAGCACTTCATGTCATTACAACTTGAATTGGGGGATGAGATGGTGCCAGGAGAGCCAATGGTTGTGTCTATGGATGAGACCGCAAACTTGTAAGAGTTAGATCAATATATCATTGAGCATCATTTATCTTATAACGTGATGCATGGTACTGAAGGCCCTTAGTTCTgtaccatttattttattttttaattaaaagtattaataaaaaatttgtcttttggaAAGTGAACAAATTATTTCTCAGTAAATTAAGGTTAAATTATGACAAAATTTGTGAatatatttgtaaatttttcAGTAAATCAAATTTGTTATATGATAAATGATATTGATAAAGTGTCGCATATCATCGtctaattgataaaaaaaatcaatttgacttaagattatatttttcaaaaactaatttaaagtGCACACCTAATTTTTAAGAAGCATTTTACTATTAACCCAAAAATATCATTGCGTTTTTCTGCTCAAGTAGATAATAATCCATTTGGTTaatgaagaaacaagaaagTGATTTCAGTTTAGTAGTAA encodes the following:
- the LOC107463733 gene encoding LOW QUALITY PROTEIN: cinnamoyl-CoA reductase 1 (The sequence of the model RefSeq protein was modified relative to this genomic sequence to represent the inferred CDS: deleted 1 base in 1 codon; substituted 2 bases at 2 genomic stop codons), translating into MKKMAIATVKKKVRVTGAGGFVASWLVKLLLSKGYIVHGTVRKPGDGKYAHLMKFEGASEKLKLFKADLLSYESIYSAIVGCSAVFHVACPVPALATTFQNPEVEMVEPAVKGTSNVLEASLQAKVERVVYVSSSTAIIVNPNSPNDKVIDESYWSDKEYCRKTKEWYPFSKMEAEELALDFAEKNRIDLVRICPTVVLGPILQSTSLNATSLFLLNLLKGCEPVENKLKWIIDVRDLADALLLAYEKIEAEGRYICTSCPAKPKDLVEELKSEYPNYNYPTKXALVLTFLLXLTHLSSEKLQRLGWSYRPLEETLIDSVESYKEAGVYLLG